From one Malus sylvestris chromosome 1, drMalSylv7.2, whole genome shotgun sequence genomic stretch:
- the LOC126623719 gene encoding transcription factor GTE1: MDQMEAPILDAFDGGTVDFAANGAEAESFKHRVDEIFVNVDKLEERVNDIEQFYATTSKKMPNACKSSSTAKDKDQTKHVPSIKKQQQDAACREAAAAKRMQELMRQFGTILRQIAQHKWAWPFLQPVDVEGLGLDDYYKVIDKPMDLGTIKNQMEAKDGTGYKHVREIFADVRLVFKNAMKYNDDRSDVHVMAKTLMAKFEEKWLQFLPKVTEEEKRLEEEEAEAQLNMQLAEGAARAKMARDLSNELYEIDMHLEELREMVVQKCRKMSTEEKRKLGVALTRLSPEDLSKALEIVAQSNPGFQATADEVDLDIDAQTESTLWRLKFFVRDAIEVQSKSPASMGGNTNNANNHNSGNKTNNISNATNKRKREISDAIVKTAKKKSKKPSP; encoded by the exons ATGGATCAAATGGAGGCGCCAATTCTAGATGCCTTCGACGGTGGAACAGTAGATTTTGCCGCCAATGGTGCAGAAGCAGAGTCTTTCAAGCACCGGGTTGATGAAATTTTCGTAAATGTTGATAAG ctCGAGGAAAGAGTGAATGACATAGAGCAGTTTTACGCGACTACGAGTAAAAAGATGCCAAATGCGTGTAAAAGTAGCTCAACTGCAAAGGATAAAGATCAGACAAAACATGTTCCAAGTATTAAGAAGCAGCAGCAAGATGCAGCATGTAGGGAAGCAGCTGCTGCTAAGAGAATGCAGGAACTTATGCGCCAGTTTGGCACGATATTGCGTCAG ATTGCTCAGCACAAGTGGGCGTGGCCTTTTTTGCAGCCTGTAGATGTAGAAGGTCTTGGTTTAGATGACTATTATAAG GTGATTGACAAACCAATGGATTTAGGCActattaaaaatcaaatggagGCCAAAGATGGTACTGGATATAAACATGTTCGGGAGATATTTGCTGATGTGAGGTTGGTTTTTAAAAATGCGATGAAGTATAATGATGACAGAAGTGATGTTCATGTTATGGCCAAAACTTTGATGGCAAAATTTGAGGAGAAGTGGCTCCAGTTTCTGCCTAAAGTTACGGAGGAG GAAAAAAGGCTAGAAGAGGAGGAGGCAGAAGCACAGTTAAATATGCAACTTGCTGAAGGTGCTGCTCGTGCCAAAATGGCTAGAGATTTAAGTAACGAG CTTTATGAGATTGATATGCATTTGGAAGAACTCCGCGAAATGGTTGTTCAGAAGTGCAG AAAAATGTCTACTGAAGAGAAGCGAAAGCTTGGGGTAGCCCTTACCAGATTGTCGCCTGAGGATCTTAGCAAGGCATTGGAGATTGTTGCGCAAAGTAATCCAGGTTTCCAGGCTACTGCCGATGAGGTGGACCTTGACATCGATGCTCAG ACTGAGTCTACCTTGTGGAGGTTGAAGTTTTTTGTGAGGGATGCTATTGAAGTTCAAAGCAAGAGTCCAGCAAGCATGGGCGGCAACACCAACAACGCTAATAACCACAACAGTGGAAACAAAACTAACAACATCAGCAACGCTACTAATAAGCGAAAAAGAGAGATTTCTGATGCGATCGTCAAAACTGCCAAGAAAAAGAGTAAAAAGCCATCTCCTTGA